The genomic region AGATGATGACGAGCTTTTGGATGCGTGGGAAATAGAAAATGGATTAAATGCGGGTGTAAGTGGTGCAGAAAGTATATCGGAAGGTAAGTATGGTGACTCAGATCTGGACGGCTTAACTAATTACGAGGAAATGCTGACAGGTAGTTCACCCGTCCTTGCAGATACAGACTTAGATGGTGTTACTGACTTCGAAGAATATTACTTCTTTCATAGCAATCTTAATGAGCAGGATGTAGGTGCTTTTAATATGGTTGCAACCTTTAGCGGATCTGAGATAACAGATGAGTTTGGTTTATGGGAAATAGAAGATGAGATTATTAAACAAAGAGGACGAAGAGGTTCTATCACTTACTCTATTAATCTCAGTCAGAGCGGGCTATATGCTCTGAAATTTAATATTGAGGCATATGCAGGAGGAGAATATAACTACTTGCACGATTTTGTAATTAGCCTAAACGGGAACTTTTTACAGCGTGAAAGAATCCGAATTGTCCCTTTAGGTAAAACCAGCCTGATTGTTTTAACCCCGTGGTTAGAATCAAATACTAACTATGATGTTACGTTGTATGTTGATAACACCTACCCTCAAAGGAAAATTGCCGTAAACTCCCTTGAAATTCAAGCAGCTGGCGGAGAAGATTCAAATGGAGATAACACTCCTGACTGGGTGGAGAGGAAAATAGAAGCAAGAAATGGTTTTGCTAAAGAGCAGGTCTATAGCATGACATCACCAGCATATATCGAGGGTAAGGTGGCTTATCCAAGTCTAATGAATGCAAATGGGGTGAATCCAGTGCCATTACCTAACGATAAATTTTATGCTTACCTGCCTCTAAATGCAGAACGGCCTGAAACATTTGTATTTGAGTTTGAAAACAGTGCTTTATTAGACCAAGTTGTTGTTCATTGGTTTAAAACAAACCTTTTGAATAGCGAAGATCTTACTATCAAAAAAGGAGACTCTCTATTATTCACCGCTTATAAAACACAAGAAACTCAAGGCAGCGAATCTTATTCGCTTAGTATATCAGGCAAGCAGTATAATCAGGATTCTAGCATAGCGGTTCCAGTCAAATTTGATGAAGCAGGTGATCATGAGTTAACTTTCACACATAGTGATGAAGCAGGCACTGTTACTAATGGAAGTATTATTGTCAAAGTGCTAGAGCTACCAAATGTAGAAGGACCCACTTGTATTTCAGGATACCCCATAGAATGGAATCTAGAAAATCTACCAAATGAATTTAGCATAGAAGTTGATAAATCAGTCATATCTGACCAGATTTCGGAGCGAGTGATAGCCCTAGAAACAAAATCACCTGAATCTAAGCTTGCAGCAATCCGACTCAAAGCAACAGGTGAGGCTGTGGGATTAATCAATATTAATAGCGCGAATATTCGTTCGAGTGAAAAAACAGGATTTTATCAAATTGGAACACAAGACGATGGGAAAGAGATTTGGAGCATGCCGGTAGTTTTGACTGGCGATCTCAATGAGGCCTATGTTCAATGTAATATCTTTATAGGCGGCGTTACCTATGATGATGGAACAACAAAAAAGGACCTAACCTTGTCAGACTTCGATGAGTTTGGGCGTGCCTTCTTAAAA from Verrucomicrobiota bacterium harbors:
- a CDS encoding PA14 domain-containing protein encodes the protein MSLLLNSNAETVFFDKYGQFANRRSAMKQQVKIYKTIGLTIFNLTVFAFYAIAGSNIILPGSEDGKLTEEIWYDVPGETFDEHIIRNIFERHSDAKNSLIETLAKDVGDNYIRRVRGYITAPETGLYTFWASGDNAVSVWLSSSESKFDKENIIDSRYWGGPKQWDNHPSQKSSPLELEAGKKYYFEVLHKEDSRGSHFSVAWTTPSAKRKVIKSQYLSSYSGQSNDLDDDELLDAWEIENGLNAGVSGAESISEGKYGDSDLDGLTNYEEMLTGSSPVLADTDLDGVTDFEEYYFFHSNLNEQDVGAFNMVATFSGSEITDEFGLWEIEDEIIKQRGRRGSITYSINLSQSGLYALKFNIEAYAGGEYNYLHDFVISLNGNFLQRERIRIVPLGKTSLIVLTPWLESNTNYDVTLYVDNTYPQRKIAVNSLEIQAAGGEDSNGDNTPDWVERKIEARNGFAKEQVYSMTSPAYIEGKVAYPSLMNANGVNPVPLPNDKFYAYLPLNAERPETFVFEFENSALLDQVVVHWFKTNLLNSEDLTIKKGDSLLFTAYKTQETQGSESYSLSISGKQYNQDSSIAVPVKFDEAGDHELTFTHSDEAGTVTNGSIIVKVLELPNVEGPTCISGYPIEWNLENLPNEFSIEVDKSVISDQISERVIALETKSPESKLAAIRLKATGEAVGLININSANIRSSEKTGFYQIGTQDDGKEIWSMPVVLTGDLNEAYVQCNIFIGGVTYDDGTTKKDLTLSDFDEFGRAFLKFVKDPKAHSNCHRFKVIKDNTEIAYFH